The window CGATACGTGGCGTCGTCGAGGGGAGCGTTGGTGGCCAACACGTCGTGGAGGGTGGTCGAGTCGGGGCTCAGGCTGACGAACCCCGCCAGATTTGCCATTCCGAGATCGACGTCGACGATTGCGACGCGCTTGCCCGCCTGGGCGAGCGCCGTTCCGAGATTCACCGTCGTCGTCGTCTTGCCGACACCGCCCTTTCCACTCGCGATAGCGTACACCGTCTCTTGGGACATACTCGATTACTAGCCGGACAGTGTGGCGGGAAGACCTTAAATCGTGAGCACCTGTACCCCTGTCCTGTCAGCGGAAAATACAGATGTGGCTCGGAGCTACCTGAACAGTGGGTGGGCGGTTCGCAGGTATCTCGAGCGGACGCCGAAGATCGAGAGACTACTCGATCTCCGTCAGATCGACGTGTGGGAGGGTGATGAGGTTCTCCCGACCGATTCGAAGCTTCTCGATCTCGTCGTCTTCGTCCATCTTCGAGAGCAGTTGGGAGACCTTCGCGTTCGACCAGCCGGTCTCTTTGACGATCGACGCCTGTTTCATCCGGCCACCGCTCCCCCGAAGCAGTCGCAACACCCGCTCTTCGTCGCTCAACAGCTCGGGGTCGATGTCGTCGGCGGCTGCCCCGGTCGCGCCCGCGGCCGGTGACGGCTCCATCGGTGGTGGATCTCGGGGCGCGTCGCTCGGGTCGGCTCGTCCACCGACTGGTTGATCGCCCGCCGGTGGTTCGTCAGTCTCGAGGCGCGAGCGAACGCTCGCGGGGAGCCACGCCGGCGGTGACGACCGGGTAAGTACGTAGGCGGCGACGAGCGCGACAGCCACCAGCAACGCGCCGAGCGCGCCGAGCAGCGGAAGCATTGACGTTTCCGGATCGTCGACGCCAGGAGGTGGTGTATCATCGCCGTTTTCGGGTGGGCTGGCTCCGCGAAGCAACTCCAGTTCCCGTTCGCCCTCGCGGAACTCGTGTGGGCCGTCCCAGACGAGCGCCCCGTCGCGGGTCGCGACGGGCGAGGACTGGAACGCGTAGTTCTCCGGCGTATCGATCACGAGCTGTTGGCCGTGGGCCAGTTCAGGGAACCAGGTACCGTCT of the Natronosalvus vescus genome contains:
- a CDS encoding helix-turn-helix transcriptional regulator, whose product is MRFPRAISVALIILLIAATAGAAAMASPSAITDRTAEQSTLQSAEPTDLEPADPAQVIRITLSADDNATWTIESRFILEDEDEDDEEAFEAFAESVVNGERDAGHDPEMYAHFVEEASAATDREMSMADAGYDDPRIERIESDNETAEFGVDEGTAVGVIAYSFTWENFTTSGNNQIFVGDAFQSTDGTWFPELAHGQQLVIDTPENYAFQSSPVATRDGALVWDGPHEFREGERELELLRGASPPENGDDTPPPGVDDPETSMLPLLGALGALLVAVALVAAYVLTRSSPPAWLPASVRSRLETDEPPAGDQPVGGRADPSDAPRDPPPMEPSPAAGATGAAADDIDPELLSDEERVLRLLRGSGGRMKQASIVKETGWSNAKVSQLLSKMDEDDEIEKLRIGRENLITLPHVDLTEIE